DNA sequence from the Glycine soja cultivar W05 chromosome 18, ASM419377v2, whole genome shotgun sequence genome:
gggcaacagacgcaccgccatcacctctagagttcacctctgctcatccacgaaaaggtttgagtattgcctacaccacatggccgaccaataggcgaccaagtccaaagccaaaggtaagcaaagtactaggtcagtgaccgacaagtcataaggcgtccagctcaagacgttaaagaagcgctactaggaggcaacctagtaacttttaaatttctgcctgctatttgatcaccttttgtttctcaagtcatattggacacacctagttgctcatgatcctaagaatttaaataaaacgagcacaagctcggaaggtagtcatacctcacaaaatatatgtatgcgtgtttaggtagtgaaaaataccttagatatgcatgtatgtaatttaggtagcaaacaactacctcacaaaatatatatatatgtatgtttaggtagcaagataccttagatatgcatgtatgtagcaaaaagatacctcacaaaatatatatatgtatgtttaggtagcaagataccttagatatgcatgtatgtagcaaaaagatacctcacaaaatatatatatatgtatgtttaggtagcaagataccttggatatgcatgtatatagaaaaaatacctcacaaaaatatacacatgtttaggtagcaaaatacctcatgaaaaaaaaaaggaaaaaaaacaaaaacaaacaagaaaaagaaataaacaaataaaaaaaaaagaaaaaaggtggaaaaagagaaaataagttgtctagctaaaaaccgacatgcttttgaaaagagatgatttccaacttttctttgaaaaaaattcattgattataactagtttttgaaaaaaatgtgtctacacctgaagggtgaatactgtgaaatttccccggacgcccgaaatggactcggatgaatgcacaaattgataaaagaacatattttggaaacattgggttgatttaaaatagaggaaatgaatcctgagccctaacatcacatgaccataaaagtttgacacttgagtgtccacataggtgcatgcaggaccagttttgcatgaagtttccaaatcatcatttttgcatttgtgtcatggaaataatgtggggcatcccttttatccttgaaccaaaccaaaccttgacatgtaccatgcctagccattctacaagtcttgagccaagatcctgactcaccataaaccttgacccagggtgagaatgtcaatccttaccctcggaagcaaaaaagaatagaagggaaatttccaatcaaagaaaaagagaaggaaaatttccaatcaaaggaaaaaaggaaacaaggaaattcccaatcaaagagagggagaaagaaaaaagaaaagaaagaaaagtcccaaccaaagaatgggagaaagtaaagaaaaaaaaaagaagaaagctcctggtcaaagaaaccagaagaaatgtgcagagaggtctttagaccggacaatatctgaacaatacagaattgtcaccaaatgaataaaaagaaggaaaggaaaccatgacctaaaatggtcttctccctttaattgccaaccaaaatcagtgcgctagcgactttttcgccccacactaaacaaaaacagaaaaggaaaagccaacaaaaaatcaaaagccaaaaacacacaaaagccgaaaaacccaccaaaagaacccattcccaagggaagtcctattgatccatgatcacacatgtaatttttgatttgataggaaataatttgcaaagtcaagtcatgatatatctatggttcggaattaggatgaaacacttacctgtgcgagattgatacactttgagtgattttcttctattttgtcgaacccagtgtttcctctaaatgttcatttagaaacgaaatgctaacatccaaaatctcagttaaggttatgggggatttcatcagcagactctccttccccggtaaacgcattgtttttcactcaaaaaagcgtatgctgctctaatcagttggaatatttatctctttactaaagcatgtttgcattttagcgaagaaaacaccgagactttttcaagtctcacaagttatccagaactacgtaggtctgagttcctcattggaggatacgtaggagcaaaagcctcgcttttgtcgaccacactgctttctgttaccatgacccaagagctggtagcctgcggagacaccttacggttatctgcacctcgagtgtgattgataagcggaggccaatatggtcatctgcaccctttccgaagatgtaggcatcttctggtggagactttttcaagtctcacaagttatctagaactacgtaggtctgagttcctcattggaggatacgtaggagcaagagccttgcttttgtcggccgccccataatctttgtcatactgacgctgaggtcatgtgacatacacccttgtgtcatccagaggcggcgggcccgatgacacgcggagataccttacggttatccgcacccttgtgtcatccagaggcggcgggcccgatgacacgcggagataccttacggttatccgcacccttttgtcatctagatgcggcgggcccgatgacacgcagagacaaaatttggtcattctgcacccttgtgtcatccagaggcggcgggcccaatgacacgcggagataccttatggttatccgcacccttttgtcatccagaggcggcgggcccgatgacaagcagagacaaaatttggtcattctgcacccttgtgtcatccagaggcggcgggcccgatgatacgcagagataccttacggttatccgcacccttttgtcatccagaggcggcgggcccgatgacaagcagagacaaaatttggtcattctgcacccttgtgtcatccagaggcggcgggcccgatgatacgcggagatactttacggttatccgcacccttttgtcatccagaggcggcgggcccgatgatacgcggaaatacccgagtggttatccgtataaacattcttttgctatctgtaagacagaacgcttgatagcatgcagagactgacatagtcttctgcaccttttgttcctccgggaacaacaagttatttacatgcggaaattttatggtcacccgcgactctcgtcaaccgagaggagcgaaattagtgtcataccctaattttcgtccggggacctttgcttgatgacatgcgacctgtctttggtccttgtgaggtgcttggcacccatcattaggcaatttgtgaaaatccgggaacgacaagtcatggtcacccgcgactctcgtcaaccgagaggagcgaaattagtgtcataccctaattttcgtccggggacctttgcttgatgacatgcgacctttctttggtccttgtgaggtgcttggcacccatcattaggcgatttgtgaaattccgggaacgacaagtcatggtcacccgcgactctcgtcaaccgagaggagcgaaattagtgtcatacaccaattttcgtctggggacctttgcttgatgacatgcgacctttctttggtccttgtgtggtgcttggcacccatcattaggcaatttgtgaaaatccgggaacaacaagtcatttgcatgtggagattttatggtcacccgcgactctcgtcaaatcgagaggaacgaaattagtgtcttatctttactttccttttatctccaataaaagacaagtaaagaggggcaactgtcataccctaatttcgtccagggacctttgcttgataacatgcgacctttctttggtccttgtgaggtgcttggcacccatcattaggcaatttgtgaaattccaggacatgccggaaaaccaaaaaatattgatgcacaatccgtaagtttccgtgacacaccggaaatcaaatggaagcatcgttgcataattaagtgagattccgtaacattccgtaagtcaaaaaggggatgattatgtaatccgcaaggttccgtaacattacggaaagaaaacaagtatcgttacgagattcgtaagtttccgtaactttacgaaaaaaagaatcaccaaaaaaggtaagggggggtgaacttatcaagataggggtgtaaacagcaattcaaatctaggcccttccagaacattttggaagttgggttgcttaaggaggaagcaactgggcggcaagctcctccatgttttttaaaaatggttttcggggcttccgcggcttccgtaatacttccgtaaaatttccgaaaaccttgggtaagcatattccacttaacattggtgaaagggaagagaaaaaagatgaaaatcaaattcgaaaacagttccgtaaggcttccgtaacttttccgtaaaatacgaaaaggggggtgaacttagtaattcgagtgcgcttagaaatcttcttcattaagtctttgggcggcaagcacctctttttttctataaataggggaggggggagctgtttcaaaatgttcaagacccctttggctatgcatttcggctattttgggcaaaaaacacgttttcgtgaagaaaaatcaagtcgaagtacttccgtaacgcttccgtaagcgattctgtggaaattcttcatcgttcttcgtcgttcttcaccgttcttcatccgttcttcgttcgttcttcgttcttcaacgggtaagttttcgaattcgagactttcaattcatttcttgttttgtgtactttcactttaatttcgtttactttcagttttcttttcttccgtttttaacgtgctttaaccatttatttaagccgttttctcgtctaataaatgataaaatgaatttcaaccgatcatttgtgttgtaatctcgtttaatcactgttaaaatgaaatctaactgatcgttcacgctataacctcggttaaaccaaaaaaagtaaaataataataaaataatcaaaatatctttgaataaaataataaaaaaaatcaatcggacgtttttctttggaagtttccttgaatgaattgattaataaccaaagtgaaactaagactaaaatcaactcacaaatcaagttttttttccgaaaaatcactaaaaaccgttttaaggtccaacgccttaaacggtcctctttgcttttatcggttaacatggaccgttcaaaagcataaaatcaacatgtgactttaccgcttttgcaagaactacgtaggtctgatttcctcatcgcaattgaggatacgtaggagcaaaagccccgcttttgtcgaccaccccaagagatcgttaatggtccaaatgccttaacgtttctctcctttcaaaaacaagagatcgttaatggtccaatgccttaacgtttctctcctttcaaaatcaaaagaccgtttaatggtccaacaccttaaatgaccttttgttcaaataaaaaacatattttgcaaaaaagacaaaaaacaaacttaaaccaaacactttgttccgaaagaactacgtaggtctgattttctcatcccaattgaggaatacgtaggagcaaagggaaacacccttgtcgaccacaaaaagagaaaaaaatataaaaagggtataaaggatataaggacataaaagggaacgtaaaaatcaaagtcatgtttgcacattcgattaaaggctgtcgtcccttgtgacggacgtgtggggtgctaataccttccccgcgcgtaaatacaactcccgaacctttcacttaaaagttcgtagatcgcgtctttttcggtttttccgacgttttcctcaaataaacgttggtggcgactccgcgcgtattcttttcgtggaacacgcatcccgcgagtcacgcgtcgccctcccgccgaagggtaggttgcgacaacctctactacagaaaattgataatcttcaaaaatcagttTGTTCCTAGACAGCCAGATGTAGTAGACTGTAATTGTTATAGCCAGGCAacgaaattttccttgaacacctgatgtggatctacccctaattaaagagtcagtaatgcgctgcaaagaagtgaaacgcttgcggaaaggagccaaatcacgaatgttagcccaaacttggagagatttcctacaagaaaagaacaaatgaacATTTGACTCAacctcatttgaacataaaggacagagggaacccttgttcaaaaaagcaGCTTTGTCAAGAGTAAACAACCGGTTCCGTTTAGCAAGCCATAGaatgaaagacatcttaggggggattgttgggttccatataacagaacaccaactaacagtaggcttgacacctctaatgtattcatagactttTCCAACAAGCAATTGTTCATTGGTGCTCCAAGATTGAATTCTCTTTTTGGTCTCTTCCGTACTTAGCTCTTTGGAGATAATAAAGTtccttatttgaatgattttctttatcaaaactgaatctgatgaagaagtattataattccacacatcgctccctctaaaatagtaatggtgaacccaccgaacccatagagaatctttcttacaatGAAAGTACCACAGGATACGGGAAAGAAGCGCAAGGTTCcagtccttgagattaaaaAGGCCTAAACCCCCTTCCTTTTTTGGAGAACAAACTACTGACCAAGCAACCAAGGGCTTGTTTTTGCCAATATCCGCTTTGCCCCACATAAAATTACGGCATGAAGCCTTGATCCGGTTCAGAACAGATTGAGGCAAAGGAAAAATCCCCATCCAGAAATTCACAATTCCTTGAATAACTGCTCTGATCAACTCTAGCTTACCTGCATAAGATAAAGACTTCCTGCTCCATCCCTGAATCAGGCCAGTAATCTTGGAAAGCAAGGGAGCATAGTGATATACATTTAATCTAGATGATAAAAGGGGAACACCCAAGTATCTAAAAGGGAAGCCACCCAAGCTAAATCCAGTAAGCTACTGAATATGAGAAAGCTCATGAGGCCTAATACCGGCTGAGTATATGGCAGATTTATCAGAGCTGATGGAAAGCCCTGAAACCCTACAGAAGTGCTGAAGCTTGGCAAACATAATTGACACAGAAGGGATATCTCCTCTAGATAGAAGCATAATATCATCTGCAAAAGCCAAATGAGATAGCTGAATACCTGCACAATtgggatgaaatttaaaattggcaTCATCCTTGAGGCTGCTCATATCTCTGGAAAAGTACTCCAAACAAAGCACAAACAGATAAGGGGAGAGAGGATCCCCTTGTCTAAGACCCCGCTGCCCTTTGAAGTGGCCATAAATGGATCCATTGACTGCCACACTAAAGGAAGTGGAAGAAACACATTCCATGATTCAAGTACAAAACTGGGCTGGGAAGCCAATGGACTTAAGCATCCAATCCAAGAATTCTCAGGAAATGGAATCATAAGCTTTATGCAAGTCAATTTTCAGAAGGCATCTCGGAGAGGATCTTTTCCGGGCATATTTGTGCAAAATCTCTTGAACTAGGAAGATGTTGTCCATCATCTTTCTGTTTTTAATGAAGGCAGTTTGAGTTTCCCCAATAATAGTCTCAAGCACTGGGGCTTTGCGGTTGGCTAGAATTTTAGACACAATCTTGTATAACAAATTATAGCAAGATATGGGTCTAAAATGGTTAACCTGGGAGGCCTGATCATGCTTAGGAATAAGCACAATAATAGCATGGTTGATTTGCTTTAAAAATTTTCCAGTTGTAAAGAATTCATTAACCGCCGCAAAGATATCATCACCAATGATATTCCaagccttcttgaagaataaagCATTAAAACCATCTGGCCCAGGAGCTTTATTGTTATCCATCACAGAAATAACATCCCAAACCTCTTGCTTAGAAGTAGGACAAAGTAAGGCCACAAAGCAATCGGTGGGAACCTTAGGACCCCTGCTGCAGATCGAAATGGAAGGAGTTTGGGTCAGCTCATGAGCACTAAACAAATTCCTAAAGTGATTCACAAAAGCAAGGACAATTTCATCTTGGGAGGAAGTGTTATGTCCATCCTCTAGCCTTATGACAGCAATAAACCGGCTGTGTTTGTTGCGCTTGATTAAAGCATGAAAGAATTTGGAGCATTTATCAGCCTGCAGGAGATATCTGTTTTTGATGAGTTGAGCAAATTTCATAGACTCCGTTTTTCTAAGCATAATGGTCTGCCCTCTAGTGCGGTTTGCCAGATCAAGAAGGGAAGGATCTTGAGGATTTTTCTTTAGAGAATTAAGCATTGTTATATTCAGCCTCAGCTAGCTCCACTCGGTTGGAGATGTTGCTGAACTCCTGCTTAAAAAGATTCTTCAAGGGAGCTTTGAGAGCTTTCAATTTCTTACAGACCTTGAACATGCTATAGCCATGAATATTTTGCTTCCATCCATCTGCAACAATTCTTGAGAAATTTGGATAATCCACAATAGCATTGTTGAATTTAAATGGAGAATTACCTCTAGGTACTACCAACTCAGTGGTGACAACTAGAGGAGTATGGTctgaaatagaaataaactcCATAACTTCACAAGCAGAATTTCCAATGGAATTAAACTAGGCCTGGTTACACAAAGCTCTGTCCAGTTTGCTCCTTTGTTTATAGGTTTGGTTGAAGCAACTCTTCTACTGTATCTAGAGATCAAACTGATGTGCTAAGTTTAGATGAGAAGGCAAAGatgcttttttatataaaatatcaaggGTATGAAATTTCTTTGGATTCTTAACTTTGTAATTCTGGAAGTTAGTTGGTATGTTGTTTTTAGATAACCTCTATAAGGGAAATATGTACTTCAGTGGTGTAGTTTAGGTGAGGGtacaaaatatgaattttaactTTGGGTCTCTTCATTATAGATACCCAAACCATgtccataaaaaattatttaagtttagTTTACACCgcacaaagaaaaattatagtttCCAGTAGACAACATAAATAAGATACTTATCATAACATAACAAGACATTCCAATCATAAAATTTCTTTGAATAAAGTCAATAGGTAGTTTAAGAACTGGGAATGCCGGTCATATTCCCAAGTATATCAATATCCAATTTTTAGTTTGTTGAATTGTCTAAGCAACAACCGATAAAACTTAAGATGCTAGCTCCTGTTGAATAGATATGATAGGAACGTGGTAAGAAAGTTCAATTTTTGTCTCTATACTTTTAGTGGGCTTCTCTTAAACTACATTTCAATGCTGAAtctttcttttaacaaattttatcttGATTGCTTTTGGGGATTTTTatgtacttaattatttttcaagatgcCACTATCTACTGACATTTTAGATCATGCCTAAATCATGTTTCCATTGACAAGTttgttgatgatgcatacagtGAAGCAATTTCAGTAGTAATATTAACAATCGATAGTAAAATGGTGATAATATTGCTGCGTAATTTTATTTTGCTCCAAAACATTGCAATGGGGTTTACTAAGTAGGAATATGTATTATGATTATTAGTGGAATATTGTTTTAACTTGCTTACATTTTTTTAGGTTCTATAATGGGTGAGGACGAAGTGTGCTTGGATGGTTTTTATTTGGCAGTTGACAACATGTTAGAACAaaggatgaaagtttgaaaaaaagaaaggaaaaaaaaaagaaaaaaaaagaggcttcaagtcccacattgctcaggataaacacttgaatagtgtttcactccctatatatagagagctcattttttcatttttccttgtcccagttgagaagcatttcctcaactt
Encoded proteins:
- the LOC114397127 gene encoding uncharacterized protein LOC114397127 codes for the protein MECVSSTSFSVAVNGSIYGHFKGQRGLRQGDPLSPYLFVLCLEYFSRDMSSLKDDANFKFHPNCAGIQLSHLAFADDIMLLSRGDIPSVSIMFAKLQHFCRVSGLSISSDKSAIYSAGIRPHELSHIQ